A DNA window from Mycolicibacter hiberniae contains the following coding sequences:
- the polA gene encoding DNA polymerase I, which yields MSPAQTAPTAAAQDTQTKPTLLLLDGNSLAYRAFYALPAENFKTRSGLTTNAVYGFTAMLINLLRDEAPSHVAAAFDVSRQTFRSERFPEYKATRSSTPDEFRGQIDITKEVLAALGITSLSEPGYEADDLIATLATQADAEGYRVLVVTGDRDALQLVNENITVLYPRKGVSDLTRFTPDAVVEKYGLTPTQYPDFAALRGDPSDNLPGIPGVGEKTASKWIVEYGSLQGLVDHVDTVKGKVGDALRANLSSVILNRELTDLVRNVPLAQTPDTLRLVPWDREQIHQLFDDLEFRVLRDRLFETLSTAGGTVAEAEEGFEVRGGALEPGTVASWLAQHAADGRRTGLAVVGTHRSFDSDATALALSSADGEGGYIDTATLTAEDDAALAAWLADPAHPKALHEAKLAIHDLAGRGWRLDGVTADTALAAYLVRPGQRSFSLDDLSVRYLRRELRAETDEQQQLSLLDDTDGVDDQAVQTAILRARAVTDLADALDTELARIDSAGLLADIELPLQQVLAELEHAGIGVDLDHLSQLQSRFGDQIRDAAEAAYAVIGKQINLGSPKQLQVVLFDELGMPKTKKTKTGYTTDADALASLFDKTGHPFLEHLLTHRDVTRLKVTVDGLLKSVASDGRIHTTLNQTIAATGRLSSTEPNLQNIPIRTDAGRQIRDGFVVGEGYAELMTVDYSQIEMRIMAHLSGDAGLIEAFNTGEDLHSFVGSRAFSVPIDEVTPDMRRRVKAMSYGLAYGLSAYGLAAQLKISTEEAKEQMDAYFDRFGRVRDYLHEVVEQARKDGYTSTVLGRRRYLPELDSSNRQVRESAERAALNAPIQGSAADIIKVAMINVDRALKSSGLRSRMLLQVHDELLFEVADGEREALEALVRDKMGSAYPLSVPLEVAVGYGRSWDAAAH from the coding sequence GTGAGCCCAGCCCAGACCGCCCCCACCGCTGCTGCGCAAGACACCCAGACCAAGCCGACGCTGCTGCTTCTCGACGGAAATTCGCTGGCGTACCGCGCCTTCTACGCACTTCCCGCGGAGAACTTCAAGACGCGCAGCGGACTGACCACCAACGCCGTCTACGGGTTCACCGCGATGTTGATCAATCTGCTGCGCGACGAGGCGCCCTCCCATGTGGCCGCGGCGTTCGACGTCTCCCGGCAGACCTTCCGCTCCGAGCGCTTCCCGGAGTACAAGGCCACCCGCTCGAGCACTCCTGATGAGTTCCGCGGCCAGATCGACATCACCAAAGAGGTGTTGGCCGCGCTGGGCATCACCAGCTTGTCCGAGCCCGGCTACGAGGCCGACGACCTGATCGCCACCCTGGCCACCCAGGCCGACGCCGAGGGCTACCGGGTGCTGGTGGTCACCGGCGACCGCGACGCGCTGCAGCTGGTCAACGAGAACATCACCGTGCTCTACCCCCGTAAGGGCGTCAGCGACCTGACCCGCTTCACCCCGGACGCGGTCGTGGAGAAATACGGTTTGACGCCGACGCAGTACCCGGACTTCGCGGCGCTGCGCGGCGACCCCAGCGACAATCTGCCGGGTATCCCCGGGGTGGGGGAGAAGACGGCGTCGAAGTGGATCGTGGAGTACGGGTCCCTGCAGGGGCTGGTGGACCACGTCGACACCGTCAAGGGCAAGGTCGGAGATGCGTTGCGCGCCAACCTTTCCAGCGTGATCCTCAATCGTGAGCTGACCGACCTGGTGCGCAACGTGCCGCTGGCCCAGACCCCGGACACCCTGCGGCTGGTGCCCTGGGACCGCGAGCAGATCCATCAGCTCTTCGACGACCTCGAGTTCCGGGTGCTGCGCGACCGGCTGTTCGAGACGTTGTCCACCGCCGGCGGCACGGTGGCCGAGGCCGAGGAGGGTTTCGAGGTGCGCGGTGGCGCCCTGGAACCCGGGACGGTGGCGTCCTGGCTGGCCCAGCACGCCGCCGACGGTCGCCGCACCGGGCTGGCCGTCGTCGGCACCCACCGCAGCTTCGACAGCGACGCCACCGCCCTGGCCCTGTCCTCGGCGGACGGCGAGGGCGGCTACATCGACACCGCGACGCTGACCGCCGAAGACGACGCCGCGCTGGCCGCTTGGCTGGCCGACCCGGCCCACCCCAAGGCGCTGCACGAGGCCAAGCTGGCCATCCACGACCTGGCCGGGCGCGGCTGGAGGTTGGACGGCGTCACCGCCGACACCGCCCTGGCCGCCTACCTGGTGCGGCCCGGCCAGCGCAGTTTCAGCCTCGATGACCTCTCGGTGCGCTACCTGCGCCGGGAGCTGCGCGCTGAAACCGATGAGCAGCAGCAGCTTTCGCTGCTCGACGACACCGACGGCGTCGATGATCAGGCCGTGCAGACCGCTATTCTGCGGGCCCGGGCGGTCACCGACCTGGCCGACGCGCTCGACACCGAACTGGCTCGCATCGATTCGGCCGGCCTGCTCGCCGACATCGAGCTGCCCCTGCAGCAGGTGCTGGCCGAGCTGGAGCACGCCGGTATCGGCGTCGACCTCGATCATCTGAGCCAGCTGCAGAGCCGGTTCGGTGACCAGATTCGCGATGCCGCCGAGGCCGCCTACGCGGTGATCGGCAAGCAGATCAACCTGGGCTCGCCCAAACAACTGCAGGTGGTGCTCTTCGACGAGCTGGGCATGCCCAAGACCAAGAAGACCAAGACGGGCTACACGACCGACGCCGACGCGCTGGCGTCGTTGTTCGACAAGACCGGCCACCCGTTCCTCGAGCACCTGCTGACCCACCGCGATGTCACCCGGCTGAAGGTGACCGTCGACGGGTTGCTCAAATCGGTTGCCTCCGATGGCCGGATCCACACCACCTTGAATCAGACGATCGCGGCGACCGGGCGGTTGTCGTCCACTGAACCCAACCTGCAGAACATCCCGATCCGGACCGACGCCGGCCGGCAGATCCGTGACGGGTTCGTGGTCGGCGAGGGTTACGCCGAGCTGATGACCGTCGACTACAGCCAGATCGAGATGCGCATCATGGCGCACCTGTCGGGGGACGCCGGCCTCATCGAGGCGTTCAACACCGGTGAGGACCTGCACTCGTTCGTCGGGTCGCGCGCCTTCTCGGTGCCCATCGACGAGGTGACCCCGGACATGCGTCGGCGGGTCAAGGCGATGTCCTACGGCTTGGCGTACGGGCTGAGCGCCTACGGGCTGGCCGCCCAGCTCAAGATCTCCACCGAAGAGGCCAAAGAGCAGATGGACGCCTACTTCGACCGCTTCGGCCGGGTGCGCGACTACCTGCACGAGGTGGTCGAGCAGGCCCGCAAGGACGGCTACACCTCGACGGTGCTGGGCCGGCGCCGGTACCTGCCGGAGCTGGACAGCAGCAACCGCCAGGTGCGGGAGTCCGCGGAGCGGGCGGCGCTCAACGCGCCGATCCAGGGCAGCGCCGCCGACATCATCAAGGTGGCGATGATCAACGTCGACCGGGCGCTGAAGAGTTCGGGCCTGCGGTCGCGGATGCTGCTGCAGGTGCATGACGAGTTGCTGTTCGAGGTGGCCGACGGCGAACGCGAGGCCCTGGAAGCCCTGGTGCGCGACAAGATGGGCAGCGCCTATCCGCTCAGCGTGCCGCTGGAGGTCGCGGTCGGCTATGGGCGCAGTTGGGACGCTGCCGCGCACTGA
- a CDS encoding HNH endonuclease signature motif containing protein, translated as MFDKSGLTVPTGESIARLNERFRRRYPAKTPESAALVEHICATARAENRAAAAHLAAIGELFALRLSQCGETAQWAVDTEAAVAAEIAAGLRISQGLAASRLRYARAMREQLPKVAQVFKAGDIDIRLFQTIVYRTGLITDTDVLAAVDGQLAAQVARWPSLTLSRLAGRIDKIVAKADKDAVRRRRERQAEREIVIEDFAEGGMSEIRGSLFTPDARAVDKALDALAATVCEHDPRDLGQRRADAMGALAARADRLGCRCGRPDCSARGRPGASPVVIHVIAGQATVDGVGEEPGSLVEADGLLPPELIAELAKSARSVPLVHPADAPAESGYVPSKALADFVRCRDLTCRWPGCDRPAADCDVDHTIAFGDGGPTHASNLKCYCRTHHLISIVRF; from the coding sequence ATGTTCGACAAATCCGGGTTGACGGTTCCCACCGGGGAGTCGATCGCCCGGCTCAACGAGCGGTTCCGGCGGCGCTATCCGGCCAAGACGCCGGAATCGGCTGCCCTGGTGGAACACATCTGTGCCACGGCGCGGGCGGAGAATCGGGCCGCCGCGGCGCACCTGGCCGCAATCGGCGAGTTGTTCGCGCTGAGGTTGAGCCAGTGCGGCGAGACCGCGCAGTGGGCCGTGGACACCGAGGCGGCGGTGGCCGCCGAGATTGCCGCGGGCCTGCGGATCAGCCAGGGGCTGGCGGCGAGCCGTCTGCGGTACGCGCGGGCGATGCGCGAACAGTTGCCCAAGGTGGCGCAGGTGTTCAAGGCCGGCGATATCGACATCCGACTGTTCCAGACGATCGTGTACCGCACCGGTCTGATCACCGACACTGACGTGCTGGCGGCGGTGGACGGTCAGCTCGCGGCCCAGGTGGCTCGCTGGCCGTCGTTGACCCTGAGCCGGCTGGCGGGGCGCATCGACAAGATCGTCGCCAAGGCCGACAAGGATGCGGTGCGGCGCCGCCGAGAGCGGCAGGCCGAACGCGAGATCGTCATCGAAGACTTTGCCGAGGGCGGTATGTCGGAGATCCGCGGCAGCCTGTTCACCCCCGATGCCCGCGCTGTGGACAAGGCGCTGGATGCGTTGGCCGCCACGGTGTGCGAGCACGATCCTCGCGACCTTGGCCAGCGGCGTGCCGACGCGATGGGCGCGCTGGCGGCGCGGGCGGACCGGCTGGGCTGTCGCTGCGGTCGCCCGGACTGTTCGGCGCGGGGCCGTCCGGGAGCGTCGCCGGTCGTCATTCATGTGATCGCCGGGCAGGCCACCGTCGACGGTGTGGGTGAGGAGCCGGGATCACTGGTGGAGGCCGACGGCCTGCTTCCGCCGGAGCTGATCGCAGAGCTGGCCAAGTCGGCTCGGTCGGTGCCGCTGGTGCACCCTGCCGATGCTCCGGCCGAGTCCGGTTACGTGCCATCGAAGGCGCTCGCGGATTTTGTGCGTTGCCGGGACCTGACGTGTCGTTGGCCGGGGTGCGATCGGCCGGCGGCCGACTGCGACGTCGACCACACGATCGCTTTCGGCGACGGTGGGCCGACCCATGCGTCGAATCTGAAGTGTTATTGCCGCACACACCATCTGATTTCTATAGTACGTTTCTAG
- a CDS encoding recombinase family protein, producing the protein MTEAAVYLRQSLDRTGEALAVARQRVDCLGLCEERGWTPIEYVDNDTSASTNKRRPAYERMLTDIRDGRVGSVVCWHLDRLHRRPMELERFMELADKHSLQLATVTGDVDLSTDDGQFMARIMGAVARKEIDRKRARQLSAAKQKATQGRPQWKRAFGYLDDTREPDPFIAPLVAQAYASIIAGASLSDICRLWNDAGALTQRHVKRRDEKGNLIYDPATNQPIVDVERRLWTHSQVSNFLRKPRNAALRGYNGEIVLDDDHNPVKCTWAPIVDESTWRAAQSVLNAPGRAPGKKSVQRHLLTRVLGCGKCGGYLSGMQTRDKRIVYQCKTCHGCSVRADYVEPMLIEAVGQRLSRADAIDLVRAEQLDATEAEAMRTETNTLLTRLDEIADERADGLLTGAQAKRATDRIQAKLDAIEHKQRDQTTMRVLDDIRIGTDEAVDDVAELSPDRLRAVMELLGTVTVAPVGKGHRANGVRFDPDRVTFDWR; encoded by the coding sequence ATGACTGAAGCTGCCGTCTACCTGCGGCAATCCCTTGACCGCACCGGAGAAGCCCTCGCCGTTGCTCGCCAACGCGTCGACTGTCTGGGACTGTGCGAAGAACGCGGCTGGACGCCGATCGAATACGTCGACAACGACACGAGCGCGTCGACGAATAAGCGCAGGCCCGCGTACGAGCGGATGCTGACCGATATCCGTGACGGCCGGGTCGGCTCCGTCGTGTGCTGGCATCTAGACCGGCTGCATCGGCGACCGATGGAGCTTGAACGCTTCATGGAACTCGCCGACAAGCACAGCTTGCAGCTGGCGACAGTGACCGGCGATGTCGACTTGTCGACAGACGATGGGCAATTCATGGCGCGCATCATGGGCGCAGTCGCTCGCAAAGAGATCGACCGTAAGCGCGCCCGGCAGCTGAGCGCCGCGAAACAGAAAGCGACGCAAGGTCGCCCGCAGTGGAAGCGCGCGTTCGGGTATCTCGATGACACGCGCGAGCCTGACCCGTTCATCGCGCCGCTCGTCGCTCAGGCGTACGCATCGATCATCGCGGGCGCATCGCTCAGCGACATCTGTCGACTGTGGAACGACGCAGGCGCGCTCACACAGCGTCACGTGAAGCGCCGCGACGAGAAGGGCAATCTCATCTACGACCCGGCGACGAATCAGCCGATCGTTGACGTCGAGCGCCGACTGTGGACACACTCACAAGTGTCGAACTTTCTGCGGAAGCCCCGTAACGCAGCGTTGCGCGGCTACAACGGTGAGATCGTTCTCGACGACGATCACAACCCGGTGAAATGCACCTGGGCACCGATCGTCGACGAAAGCACTTGGCGTGCAGCACAATCAGTGTTGAACGCGCCGGGCCGTGCACCCGGAAAGAAATCAGTGCAACGTCATCTGCTGACTCGCGTTCTCGGCTGCGGCAAATGCGGCGGCTATCTCTCAGGCATGCAGACACGCGACAAGCGAATTGTGTACCAATGTAAGACATGCCACGGCTGCTCGGTTCGCGCTGACTACGTCGAGCCGATGCTGATCGAAGCTGTCGGACAACGCCTTTCGCGCGCCGACGCGATTGATCTCGTGCGCGCTGAACAGCTCGACGCGACAGAAGCTGAAGCGATGCGCACCGAAACGAACACGCTGCTCACGCGTTTAGACGAGATCGCTGACGAGCGCGCGGACGGTCTACTCACCGGCGCGCAAGCGAAACGCGCGACAGACCGCATACAGGCGAAGCTCGACGCGATCGAACACAAGCAGCGAGATCAGACGACGATGCGTGTGCTCGACGACATACGTATCGGCACTGACGAAGCAGTCGACGACGTCGCAGAGCTGTCGCCCGATCGTCTGCGTGCTGTCATGGAGCTACTCGGCACGGTCACTGTCGCGCCGGTCGGCAAGGGGCATCGCGCGAACGGGGTACGTTTCGATCCTGATCGTGTGACTTTCGACTGGCGCTGA
- a CDS encoding helix-turn-helix domain-containing protein — protein sequence MSSKAAPGSAPDMSIKDVAEYVGVTPRTVYTMIADGRLRAYKLGDHIIRFRRDEVDAALTPIDTATP from the coding sequence ATGAGCAGTAAGGCGGCACCCGGCAGCGCACCGGACATGTCGATCAAAGACGTCGCCGAGTATGTCGGCGTCACCCCGCGCACCGTGTACACGATGATCGCCGACGGTCGCCTGCGCGCATACAAGCTCGGCGACCACATCATCCGGTTCCGTCGCGACGAAGTCGATGCCGCGCTGACGCCGATCGACACTGCGACCCCATAA
- a CDS encoding helix-turn-helix domain-containing protein produces the protein MNREQRRDWRRHVLGCTELTATQRLVLLALETFADYPAGTNARPGVANLADMCRFGERVVKSALERGRRLKLIEQTARANPKLGLAAVYSLLPAPTSKCTSVHLETDFKVHDRTFQGARNDVSRCTTVPPTNPYQSSNTKERGSPQPGTSPDEPRQLTDLSPQKLSNSNTSERCPAHAHIDYDDDVPPCRACKALRLAAEKLTAATAADVEQSRAAESRARRDAINSCPHCDDNGLINIDDDSTIVKRCTHEEATP, from the coding sequence GTGAACCGGGAACAGCGCCGCGACTGGCGTCGACACGTTCTCGGCTGCACCGAGCTGACGGCGACCCAGAGACTTGTGCTGCTCGCGCTCGAAACATTCGCCGACTACCCGGCAGGCACCAACGCCCGACCGGGGGTCGCGAACCTGGCTGACATGTGTCGGTTCGGGGAGCGCGTCGTGAAGTCCGCTCTAGAGCGCGGTCGACGGCTGAAGCTGATCGAGCAGACCGCACGAGCAAACCCAAAACTGGGCCTAGCAGCGGTCTACTCGCTGCTTCCCGCACCAACTTCAAAGTGCACCAGCGTGCACCTTGAAACTGATTTCAAGGTGCACGACAGGACATTTCAAGGTGCACGAAACGACGTTTCAAGGTGCACCACCGTGCCCCCCACCAATCCATACCAATCCAGTAACACCAAGGAGAGGGGGTCACCCCAGCCGGGAACGTCACCAGACGAGCCGCGACAGCTCACAGATCTCTCCCCCCAGAAACTCAGCAACAGCAACACCAGCGAACGATGCCCCGCGCACGCGCATATCGATTACGACGACGACGTGCCGCCGTGCCGCGCGTGCAAGGCACTGCGACTGGCAGCCGAAAAACTCACAGCTGCCACAGCTGCCGATGTCGAGCAGAGCCGTGCCGCAGAATCGCGAGCACGTCGCGACGCAATCAACAGTTGCCCGCACTGCGACGACAACGGGCTCATCAACATCGACGACGACAGCACGATCGTCAAACGCTGCACTCACGAAGAAGCGACGCCGTGA